The following DNA comes from Oscillospiraceae bacterium.
GCAATCGAAACATTAAAATCAACGGCGAAAACTTTAAGCCTCTGCTGGCGCAGGCAGTGCGCAGCGCAAAAAACGTGCAGGTACTGAACCATGTGAATATCACAGATTTGCTGGTGCAGAAAAACCGAGTGTATGGTGCGGTAGGTTTTTCTGTGTGGGATGACGTTGCCTATGATATCCGTGCGGGTGCGGTGCTAGTGGCAACCGGCGGCGCGGCGGGACTGTACAGGCCTAATAATCCGGGATTTTCCCGGCACAAAATGTGGTACCCACCTTTCAACACTGGCGCAGGCTACGCTATGGGTATTCGTGCCGGTGCCGAGATGACCTCTTTTGAAATGCGTTTTATTGCCCTGCGGTGTAAAGATACCATTGCACCCACGGGAACCATTGCGCAGGGGGTACGTGCCAAGCAGGTGAACGCCCGCGGCGAGGTGTATGAGGATCGCTATGGCCTGACCACAAGTGAACGGCTTTATGGCACCGTGCAGGAAAATCGACAGGGACGCGGCCCCTGTTACCTGCACACCAGCGGCATCACCCCAGCACAGGGGGAAGATCTGCTGAAAGCCTATCTGAACATGGCACCAAGCCAGACACTGAAGTGGTTGGAGAGCGGCCAGACCCCCGGTAGAGCTGACGTGGAGATTGAGGGTACTGAGCCGTACATTGTGGGCGGCCACACCGCCAGCGGATACTGGGTGAACACCCAGCGCGAAACGACTGTACATGGCCTTTACGCGGCCGGGGACGTGGCGGGCGGCTGCCCGCAGAAGTATGTGACCGGCGCACTGGCCGAGGGAGAACTGGCTGCACAGGATATTTTAAAGCAATTTCAAGCGGCAGCGGATTTCCCGGAACTGGACGCGCAGGTACAGCAGGTACTTGCCGGTTATGAAGCTATACGCAGCGCGCCGCTGCCGCTGTACAGTACTGAAGAATTGGAAGAAGCAATGCAAAAAGTGATGGACGAGTATGCAGGCGGTATCTCTACCGGCTACAGGTTCCATGAAGAACGGCTGCGGCTGGCAGATGAAAAAATTGTTGAACTGGAGCAACTGGCTACACACGCTGCCGCTGACGATGCACGGGAACTGCTGACAGTGTATGAACTGAAGGATCGGCTGACGGTTTGTCGGGTGTTGATTGCACACTTGCGTGCCCGCAAGGAAACACGTTGGCATTCATTTAACGAAAATCTGGATTATCCCCAGACGGACGAGCAATACTGCAAGTACGTCAATTCGCGTCTGCAGAACGGCAGACTGCAGGTCTTTCTGCGGGAACTGGTGAAGGAGGCGTCATATGAGCATACGGATTGATATAAAAAAATGCGTGGGCTGTGGGCGCTGTGCCGAAGTTTGTCCGGGAAATTTATTGGAGCTGCGCGGTGGTACTGCAGTTATGCGATATCCGCGTGATTGTTGGGGCTGTGCTTCCTGTGTGAAGGAGTGCCCGGCACAGGCAGTTGTTTTCTTTTTGGGTGCAGACATCGGCGGTCGCGGCAGCACGCTGATCGTTGCCGGCGAGGGAGACGTGCTGCACTGGCAGGTGCGCCGCCCAGACGGCACCACGCAGGTGGTAGACATTGACCGTAAAAACGCGAACAAATATTAGGAGAGATGAAGATGAGCGCATTATCGCATTTGGATGAACTGGAGGCGGAGGCAATTTACATTATCCGGGAAGTAGCAGCAGAGTGTGAAAAGCCGGTCATGCTGTATTCCATTGGCAAAGACAGCTCTGTTATGCTGCACTTGGCACTAAAGGCCTTCTATCCGGAAAAGCCGCCGTTTCCGTTTTTGCACGTCAACACAACGTGGAAGTTTAAAGAAATGATTGCTTTTCGTGACCAGACTGCCAAGAAATTGGGCATCGACATGATTGAGTACATTAACAAGGATGGTGTGGCACGCGGGGTTAACCCCTTTGACTACGGCTCCTCTTACACAGACATCATGAAGACTCAGGCGCTGAAGCAGGCGCTGACCAAGTACGGCTTTACTGCAGCTTTTGGCGGCGGCCGCCGTGACGAGGAAAAGAGCCGTGCCAAAGAGCGCATCTTCTCCTTTCGCAATGCTGCGCAGGCGTGGGACCCCAAGAATCAGCGGCCAGAGATGTGGAAGCTTTACAATACCGAAATTAACCAAGGGGAAAGCACCCGCGTGTTTCCTATCTCCAACTGGACAGAAAAGGACATCTGGCAGTACATTCAGCGGGAGAACATCCCGATTGTGCCGTTGTACTTTGCGGCAGAACGCCCTGTGGTGCGGCGTGGCGACAACTTGATTATGGTGGATGACGACCGTATGCGGCTGAAGCCTGGCGAAAAGCCGGAAATGAAAAAGGTGCGCTTCCGCACTTTGGGCTGCTACCCGCTGACCGGTGCCATTGAGTCAGAGGCCGACACCCTCGACAAAATTATTGAGGAAACCTTGAGTTCTGTGGAGTCTGAACGTACCAGCCGCGTTATTGACCAGGACGGCGGGGAAGCCAGTATGGAAAAGAGAAAGAGAGAGGGTTATTTCTAATGAGCGGATTGCTGAAATTTATTACCTGCGGCAGTGTGGATGACGGAAAATCAACGTTAATCGGACATATGCTGTACGACTCCAAACTGCTGTATGCTGACCAGGAAAAGGCTTTACTGCTGGACAGCAAGGTTGGCTCCCGCGGGGGCGCGATCGATTACTCCCTGCTCTTGGATGGCCTTATGGCGGAGCGTGAGCAGGGTATTACCATTGATGTGGCCTACCGCTACTTCACCACTGACCGCCGCAGCTTCATTGTGGCCGACACTCCTGGTCATGAAGAATATACCCGCAACATGGCCGTGGGCGCTTCCTTTGCCCAGTTGGCAGTCATTTTAGTGGATGCTTCGCAGGGCATTTTGGTACAGACTCGCCGTCATTCCCGCATTTGTGCGCTGATGGGTATTCATCACTTTGTGTTTGCTGTAAACAAAATGGATTTAGTGAATTACAGCGAAGCACGCTTCCGCGAGATTGAAAAGGATATAAAAGAATTGGTGCAGCAGTTGGGTCTGCAGCACGTCAAGATTATTCCGGTAAGTGCTACTGAGGGCGACAATGTCACCCAAAAGTCGAAAACAATGCAGTGGTATACTGGTGGCACCCTGCTTCAGCATTTGGAAACTGTAGATGTTTCAGAAACAGACGATGACGCCGATTTTTACCTGCCGGTGCAGCGTGTGTGTCGGCCGGACCACACCTTCCGCGGTTTTCAGGGTCAGGTGGAAAGCGGTCGTGTGCATGTAGGCCAGACCTTGACTACTCTGCCCAGCCGTGAGTCTGCTTCGGTAAAATCCGTGTTGGCAGGCAGCCAGTCTGTACAGGAAGCGCAGGCCGGGCAAGCTGTCACTATTCAACTGGACCGTGAGGTAGATGTCAGCCGCGGCTGCGTCTTGACTGACAACGAAGCCCTGCCTGTTAGCCGCCGCGTAACTGCCACACTGCTGTGGATGGATGATGATGCGCTGACGCTGGGCCGCGAGTATTTGGTAAAGCTGGGTACTCGCCGCGTACCAGGCACGGTGAAAAGCATTGTGTACAAAGTTGACGTTAACACCGGAGAACACTTGAATGCGGACTCTGTTGTGAAAAACGAAATTGCTGTTTGTGAGCTGGAATTTTCCGAAAAGATTGTGGTAGATACATTTCAGCAGCACAAGACGCTGGGAGAACTGATTTTAATTGACCGTGTCAGCCACATGACTTCGGCTTGTGGTGTGGTGGAATCAGTGAACACCGATGAGGAAAAGCCCTATTTTGAAAATGGCTCTGTCAAAGT
Coding sequences within:
- a CDS encoding ferredoxin family protein gives rise to the protein MSIRIDIKKCVGCGRCAEVCPGNLLELRGGTAVMRYPRDCWGCASCVKECPAQAVVFFLGADIGGRGSTLIVAGEGDVLHWQVRRPDGTTQVVDIDRKNANKY
- a CDS encoding GTP-binding protein encodes the protein MSGLLKFITCGSVDDGKSTLIGHMLYDSKLLYADQEKALLLDSKVGSRGGAIDYSLLLDGLMAEREQGITIDVAYRYFTTDRRSFIVADTPGHEEYTRNMAVGASFAQLAVILVDASQGILVQTRRHSRICALMGIHHFVFAVNKMDLVNYSEARFREIEKDIKELVQQLGLQHVKIIPVSATEGDNVTQKSKTMQWYTGGTLLQHLETVDVSETDDDADFYLPVQRVCRPDHTFRGFQGQVESGRVHVGQTLTTLPSRESASVKSVLAGSQSVQEAQAGQAVTIQLDREVDVSRGCVLTDNEALPVSRRVTATLLWMDDDALTLGREYLVKLGTRRVPGTVKSIVYKVDVNTGEHLNADSVVKNEIAVCELEFSEKIVVDTFQQHKTLGELILIDRVSHMTSACGVVESVNTDEEKPYFENGSVKVGGCIFEEFYFNLNSALLSRENAAVKTYHVGDAVPVEGSSFHYPDYFDIVSAVSGAAVQVRDRQITAIVPLAEYRYQGLPVLDERGFSLQIAGKDDLEHFLREYQNVTPETSADFYNHWSNFETYRKIVFADNFWII
- a CDS encoding adenylyl-sulfate reductase subunit alpha — translated: MKAKLQVQRLSADVLIIGGGTAGCYAALTLSRQSGLSVLVAEKADIRRSGCLAAGVNAINAYIVPGRTPQDYVDYAENDANGIVRRDLLLTAAQRFNAVTADMEQLGLVILKNADGSYAARGNRNIKINGENFKPLLAQAVRSAKNVQVLNHVNITDLLVQKNRVYGAVGFSVWDDVAYDIRAGAVLVATGGAAGLYRPNNPGFSRHKMWYPPFNTGAGYAMGIRAGAEMTSFEMRFIALRCKDTIAPTGTIAQGVRAKQVNARGEVYEDRYGLTTSERLYGTVQENRQGRGPCYLHTSGITPAQGEDLLKAYLNMAPSQTLKWLESGQTPGRADVEIEGTEPYIVGGHTASGYWVNTQRETTVHGLYAAGDVAGGCPQKYVTGALAEGELAAQDILKQFQAAADFPELDAQVQQVLAGYEAIRSAPLPLYSTEELEEAMQKVMDEYAGGISTGYRFHEERLRLADEKIVELEQLATHAAADDARELLTVYELKDRLTVCRVLIAHLRARKETRWHSFNENLDYPQTDEQYCKYVNSRLQNGRLQVFLRELVKEASYEHTD
- the cysD gene encoding sulfate adenylyltransferase subunit CysD yields the protein MSALSHLDELEAEAIYIIREVAAECEKPVMLYSIGKDSSVMLHLALKAFYPEKPPFPFLHVNTTWKFKEMIAFRDQTAKKLGIDMIEYINKDGVARGVNPFDYGSSYTDIMKTQALKQALTKYGFTAAFGGGRRDEEKSRAKERIFSFRNAAQAWDPKNQRPEMWKLYNTEINQGESTRVFPISNWTEKDIWQYIQRENIPIVPLYFAAERPVVRRGDNLIMVDDDRMRLKPGEKPEMKKVRFRTLGCYPLTGAIESEADTLDKIIEETLSSVESERTSRVIDQDGGEASMEKRKREGYF